From a region of the Podospora pseudopauciseta strain CBS 411.78 chromosome 7 map unlocalized CBS411.78m_7, whole genome shotgun sequence genome:
- a CDS encoding uncharacterized protein (COG:I; EggNog:ENOG503NU1A): protein MAAAYEHLPDGAHQAGGGVSGRVHRVRDLKPHVLDHLRKVYSAYGKDSWTPEQTAVFLKTVQHDTPSELALELADDKDWELVTFLKYMTSEVTSAVAPPEEVDLSWPLSAYFISSSHNTYLTGNQLSSDSSADAYRNVLKRGCRCIEVDVWDGDEPDSDSDTSISSSDEEGVTSKSKKRLSSVKDKLPSSLTSKLEKTSLGSNTDSGAPLNRSTSTSSGPTGPTIHRAPSLKEPRVYHGYTLTKEVSFREVCLAIRETAFETTDSPLIVSLEVHCSPEQQLTMVAIMTETWGDLLLPEPKEDATCLPSPGDLKGRILVKVKYTPPPSASSTSPPGSDTPPENIDPSTTKPKKPSKIIHALSKLGIYTRGVSFKSLTQPEASMPTHIFSLSESGVSEVHAKSAQDLFEHNRRYLMRAYPSGLRIRSSNLDPAVFWRKGIQVVALNWQNWDEGMMLNEGMFAGTNGYVLKPEGYRPHKSLPPTTPSAGTAPQANAVTHYTMDLAIAVLAAQDIPLPLGDTKPSGFRPYLKVEIHVEEPGERHGTTAAASSSIPDDGKEKEGEYKAKTKSLKGTVDPDWKGQELVFKGIPGVVPELSFVRFLVRDDEIGKDSLAAWACVRLDRLREGYRFVHLMDGRGVETEGVVLVKVERRLY from the exons ATGGCGGCAGCATACGAACATCTTCCCGATGGTGCACACcaagccggtggtggtgtctctGGCCGCGTGCACCGAGTGAGAGATCTCAAGCCTCATGTCCTTGATCATCTCAGAAAGGTCTACAGTGCCTACGGCAAGGACAGCTGGACGCCCGAACAGACGGCTGTTTTCCTAAAGACGGTTCAACACGATACACCCTCGGAACTTGCCCTGGAACTAGCTGACGATAAGGACTGGGAGTTGGTCACTTTTCTCAAGTACATGACTTCAGAAGTGACCAGTGCCGTTGCACCCCCTGAGGAAGTCGACCTTTCTTGGCCCCTATCTGCCTACTTCATCAGCTCCAGCCACAACACCTACTTGACCGGAAACCAGCTGTCGAGTGACTCCAGCGCCGATGCCTACAGGAATGTTTTGAAGAGAGGTTGCAGATGCATCGAGGTGGATGTCTGGGATGGAGATGAGCCGGATTCCGACAGCGATACCAGTATCAGTAGCAGTGACGAGGAAGGGGTCACgtccaagtccaagaagagaCTGAGCTCGGTTAAGGACAAGCTTCCTAGCTCCCTGACGAGCAAGTTGGAAAAGACGTCTTTGG GTTCCAACACAGACTCAGGCGCGCCCCTGAACAggtcaacctcgacctcctccggcccAACAGGCCCAACCATCCACCgcgccccctccctcaaggAACCTCGTGTTTACCACGGCTACACCCTCACCAAAGAAGTCTCCTTCCGCGAAGTCTGCCTCGCAATCCGCGAAACAGCCTTCGAAACAACCGACTCCCCCCTCATCGTCTCCCTCGAGGTCCACTGCAGCCCCGAACAGCAACTCACCATGGTAGCCATCATGACCGAAACCTGGggcgacctcctcctccccgaacCAAAAGAAGACGCCACatgcctcccctcccccggcgACTTGAAGGGTAGAATCCTCGTCAAGGTCAAatacacccctcccccatccgcctcctccacctccccccccggCAGCGACACCCCCCCCGAAAACAtcgacccctccaccaccaaaccaaaaaaacccTCCAAGATCATCCACGCCCTCTCAAAACTGGGCATCTACACCCGCGGCGTCTCCTTCAAATCCCTGACCCAACCGGAAGCCTCAATGCCGACCcacatcttctccctctccgaGTCCGGCGTCTCCGAAGTCCACGCCAAATCAGCCCAGGACCTGTTTGAGCACAACCGCCGCTACCTCATGCGGGCTTACCCATCAGGGCTAAGGATCCGATCGTCAAACCTCGACCCAGCAGTCTTTTGGCGCAAAGGGATCCAAGTCGTCGCACTAAACTGGCAAAACTGGGACGAAGGCATGATGCTAAACGAGGGGATGTTTGCAGGCACAAATGGCTATGTTCTTAAGCCAGAAGGCTACCGCCCCCACAAATctctccccccaaccacTCCCTCCGCCGGTACCGCCCCCCAAGCAAACGCGGTGACGCACTACACAATGGACCTCGCCATCGCCGTCCTCGCGGCGCAGGacatacccctccccctgggCGACACCAAACCCTCGGGCTTCCGCCCTTACCTCAAGGTCGAGATCCACGTCGAGGAGCCCGGCGAGCGGCACGGCACAACCGCCGCCGCTTCTTCCTCAATCCCCGACGACggcaaggaaaaggagggcgAGTACAAGGCAAAGACCAAATCCCTCAAGGGCACCGTCGACCCTGACTGGAAAGGGCAAGAACTGGTCTTCAAGGGCATCCCCGGCGTGGTGCCAGAGCTGAGCTTTGTCAGGTTCTTGGTGAGGGATGACGAGATTGGAAAGGACAGCTTGGCCGCGTGGGCGTGCGTGAGGTTGGAtaggttgagggaggggtataGGTTTGTGCATCtgatggatgggaggggggtcgAGACGGAGGGCGTGGTTTTGGtcaaggtggagaggaggctgtactag
- a CDS encoding uncharacterized protein (COG:S; EggNog:ENOG503P0EN) produces MHWTNVLTAAIVPLTGVRAAMLRFSCSQLVVDRLDPLVNPGQVPSPHLHQIVGGNSFNVTMDPNVNDISESSTCTSCQFTEDFSNYWTAVLFFKARNGTYKRVNTIGNGLGYSASNGGQTVYYISNGPVTAFKPGFRMVVGNPAFRTQAQARTNPALQFTCLASPMTRSGYRYDFPTDTCAGGIMVTVRFPTCWDGKNTDSPDHQSHVAYPVNRNCPSTHPIKIPEVFYETYWDTRPFNNKALWPADGSQPFVWSFGDKTGYGNHGDYIFGWKGDALQRAMDANCNSDLIQDRLNCPTLKSQSIVNANKCSIQRKVKEDLDGWLEELPGGGME; encoded by the coding sequence ATGCACTGGACCAATGTTCTCACAGCGGCCATCGTGCCCTTGACAGGCGTACGGGCAGCCATGCTCCGATTCTCCTGCTCCCAGCTCGTCGTCGACCGTCTCGACCCTCTCGTCAACCCCGGCCAAGTCCCGTctccccatcttcatcaaATCGTCGGTGGAAACTCATTCAACGTCACTATGGACCCCAATGTCAACGACATCTCCGAATCCTCAACCTGCACCTCCTGCCAGTTCACCGAAGACTTCTCCAACTACTGGACCGCCGTGCTCTTCTTCAAAGCCCGAAACGGCACCTATAAGCGTGTCAACACCATCGGCAACGGCCTGGGCTACTCGGCATCCAACGGAGGCCAAACAGTCTACTACATCTCCAATGGCCCGGTCACAGCCTTCAAGCCCGGCTTCCGCATGGTAGTGGGCAACCCCGCCTTCCGCACCCAAGCGCAAGCCCGCACCAACCCAGCCCTGCAGTTCACCtgcctcgcctcccccatGACGCGCTCAGGATATCGATATGACTTCCCCACCGACACCTGCGCAGGAGGAATCATGGTCACCGTCCGCTTCCCTACCTGCTGGGACGGCAAAAACACCGACTCCCCCGACCACCAAAGCCACGTTGCCTACCCCGTCAACCGGAACTGCCCCTCTACCCACCCCATCAAGATCCCCGAGGTGTTTTATGAGACATACTGGGACACCCGGCCGTTCAACAACAAGGCGCTCTGGCCAGCGGATGGGTCGCAGCCGTTTGTATGGTCGTTTGGTGACAAGACTGGGTATGGCAACCACGGGGATTACATCtttgggtggaagggggatgcGCTGCAGCGGGCGATGGATGCGAACTGCAATAGTGATTTGATTCAGGACAGGCTGAACTGTCCGACACTGAAGAGCCAGAGTATTGTCAATGCGAACAAGTGCTCGATTCagaggaaggtgaaggaggatttggatgggtggttggaggagttgcCCGGGGGTGGGATGGAGTAG
- a CDS encoding uncharacterized protein (COG:S; EggNog:ENOG503P7K3) yields the protein MHCQTRPQEMNTSTFFNSYLQPRVQLQRPFDSNTSLSNSPNLIIIHSHFQTTATMPPIPLHTNSPINPAKASGITPQTTPPNNDQPTPTKTTSLPSSAAPNNGPPPPQPGAVPHLPQPTSFPASSTGPAPPQPAAAPATTAAPTYPPPPQSSIPSPELPYNQRGTSTAFTSATTTGAAVLPGPSPYETGGGQGYQQRTDSGYRPGGGEENEEHGVLGSVMGYAKAAGEKLSEAEREVWRRINGEK from the coding sequence ATGCATTGCCAGACACGGCCTCAAGAGATGAACACCTCAACCTTTTTCAACAGTTACCTGCAACCTCGAGTACAACTTCAAAGACCTTTTGATTCCAACACTTCACTCTCCAATTCACccaatctcatcatcatccactcTCACTTtcaaacaacagcaaccatgccccccattcccctccacaccaactcccccatcaaccccgccaaagCCTCAGGCataaccccccaaaccacccccccaaacaaTGATcagccaacaccaacgaAAACAACCTCTCTCCCCTCTTCAGCTGCTCCCAATAAcggcccaccaccaccccaaccaggCGCCGttccccatcttcctcaaccaaccTCCTTCCCAGCCTCCTCCACTGGTCctgctccccctcaaccagcAGCCGCCCCAGCCACTACCGCAGCACCAACatacccaccccctccccagtccTCAATCCCCTCTCCAGAACTGCCATACAATCAGCGAGGAACCTCGACAGCTTTTACATCTGCTACAACGACAGGAGCAGCGGTGTTGCCCGGCCCGAGCCCTTACGAGACTGGTGGTGGGCAGGGGTATCAACAGAGGACGGATTCGGGGTATCGgcctgggggaggggaggaaaaTGAGGAGCATGGTGTGTTGGGGAGTGTGATGGGGTATGCTAAAGCTGCG
- the ARP8 gene encoding Actin-like protein arp8 (COG:Z; EggNog:ENOG503NWRY; BUSCO:EOG0926248P), producing the protein MVGKVSERVLAREGLERTDNGMKQTSWPDVPPINQKNYYTDYMKRDDQILSLRLQAEANRDRLVQNAKDRDRALNNTNGDVTLPVDDLQGEDGGPSSSYMDPSKIIVIHPGSQNLRLGFASDALPKTIPMVLATKYPQTESEMYEALPRRKFEERGMDQQHGEEWSKKYQKACNDLKVDMRQNKRKVLPNSKDLVVNFNRRTEPEIISQHNDPLQVEWTDVSTLEDGGSESAVFIGHQAQRVPDDSNPKFKLWRPIQNGWLNENEYPTQAHLFNDLETLLDRAFRWELGLKKSTEWKQYSCVIIIPDLYDKKYVEQLLHLCIEWFEFSRVAFIQESMAATFGAGYTQACVVDCGAQKTSIACVEDGLCIEDSRINLKFGGWDVTETFIKMMLYDNFPYQEINLRRRYDFLLAEELKIKYCTLSQANISVQNYDFHLRAPNQPTRKYMFKCYDEVILAPMGFYDPSIFDNSHKLDKRRHLIDRSYNAYDVDMPDDPTSAAQLAILAHIQPSVTQTTIPASSFTGAPGEMGMATPSKERSNPFNFLGHNNNASATPGTSKAPSPAPDAGVSTPVPAPYMFGASSRDLNGSPAPSARNGGTPAPNGSFLLPTTSFDNNPTSNQPLQRTAKDLATERDSVLPVAPLDIAIMTSIQNAAKGDEKKVRELLGSIMVVGGGAKIPHFAPFLEERLRARRPDLQDKILVSRSAREMDEQVVVWKGASVFAKLATNDSWITGGEYKVLGSRCVYHKVLWQY; encoded by the exons ATGGTCGGCAAAGTCAGCGAGCGTGTCCTCGCCAGGGAAG GACTCGAGCGCACCGACAATGGCATGAAGCAAACGAGCTGGCCCGACGTGCCACCAATTAATCAGAAGAATTACTACAC GGATTACATGAAGCGCGATGACCAGATCTTGTCGCTGAGGCTTCAAGCAGAGGCGAACCGAGACCGACTGGTACAAAACGCCAAAGACCGCGATCGCGcactcaacaacaccaatgGCGACGTTACGCTTCCCGTCGACGACCTCcagggcgaggatggtggtcCTTCGTCGTCTTATATGGACCCGTCAAAGATCATCGTGATACACCCGGGAAGTCAAAACTTGCGACTCGGCTTTGCGAGCGATGCCCTCCCCAAGACCATTCCCATGGTACTTGCGACCAAGTACCCGCAAACCGAGTCTGAGATGTACGAGGCGCTACCGCGACGCAAGTTTGAGGAGCGGGGCATGGATCAACAGCACGGCGAGGAATGGTCAAAGAAGTACCAGAAGGCGTGCAACGACCTGAAGGTGGACATGCGCCAAAACAAGCGGAAGGTGCTGCCTAATTCCAAGGACCTTGTTGTCAACTTCAACAGAAGAACAGAACCAGAGATCATCTCGCAGCACAATGACCCACTCCAAGTCGAATGGACCGATGTCAGCACgctggaggatggtggttcAGAATCTGCAGTATTCATTGGCCACCAAGCCCAGCGCGTGCCAGACGATTCAAATCCCAAGTTCAAGCTGTGGAGGCCGATTCAGAATGGCTGGTTGAACGAGAACGAGTACCCTACTCAGGCACATCTTTTCAACGACCTTGAGACATTACTAGACCGAGCCTTTCGGTGGGAACTGGGATTGAAGAAGAGCACAGAGTGGAAGCAGTATAGCTGTGTCATCATTATCCCAGATCTTTACGACAAGAAGTATGTCGAACAACTTCTACATCTTTGCATCGAATGGTTCGAGTTTAGCAGGGTTGCGTTCATTCAGGAGAGCATGGCCGCGACCTTCGGTGCCGGTTACACTCAGGCTTGTGTGGTGGACTGCGGTGCGCAAAAGACCTCCATCGCTTGCGTGGAAGACGGTCTCTGTATCGAAGACTCGCGCATCAACCTCAAGTTTGGCGGCTGGGATGTCACAGAGACTTTCATTAAGATGATGCTCTATGATAATTTCCCATATCAAGAGATCAACCTCCGTAGGAGATATGATTTCCTGCTGGCCGAGGAACTCAAGATCAAGTATTGCACTTTGTCGCAAGCCAACATCTCGGTCCAAAACTACGACTTCCACCTCCGCGCTCCGAACCAGCCGACGCGGAAGTACATGTTCAAGTGCTACGATGAGGTTATTCTCGCCCCTATGGGTTTCTACGATCCATCGATATTCGACAACAGCCACAAACTGGACAAGAGACGACATCTGATCGACCGGTCCTACAACGCTTATGATGTCGACATGCCTGACGATCCTACCTCTGCCGCCCAGCTTGCCATCCTGGCACATATCCAACCCTCCGTCAcccaaaccaccatcccGGCATCTTCCTTCACCGGCGCCCCTGGCGAGATGGGTATGGCAACCCCAAGTAAGGAAAGGTCCAACCCGTTCAACTTCCTCggccacaacaacaatgccAGCGCGACCCCAGGCACATCCaaagccccctccccagccccgGACGCTGGTGTCTCAACCCCCGTCCCCGCCCCTTACATGTTCGGTGCATCCTCCCGTGATCTCAACggctcccccgccccctccgcCCGCAACGGCGGCACCCCCGCACCAAACGGCTCCTTCCTCttaccaacaacctccttcgacaacaacccaacctcaaaccaacccctccagcgAACAGCCAAAGATCTCGCCACAGAGCGGGACTCTGTCCTCCCCGTCGCCCCCCTCGACATCGCAATCATGACATCAATCCAAAACGCGGCCAAGGGGGACGAGAAAAAGGTGAGAGAGTTGCTAGGGAGCATCATGGTTGTCGGCGGGGGTGCCAAGATTCCGCATTTTGCCCCGTtcttggaggagaggttgagggcgaggaggccgGATCTGCAGGACAAGATTTTGGTGAGCAGGAGCGCGAGGGAGATGGACGAgcaggttgttgtttggaAGGGGGCGAGCGTGTTTGCCAAGCTGGCGACGAATGATAGTTGGATTACGGGGGGAGAGTATAAGGTGCTGGGGAGTAGGTGTGTTTATCATAAGGTGCTTTGGCAGTATTAG
- a CDS encoding uncharacterized protein (COG:S; EggNog:ENOG503NZ9C), which produces MVDISRASLVCDNATTPPNFHFQSLFTAPQDTMSKPVISFGLKKSCPPSKKPTLPARKKPAPFGGLGDDDDDDNEAPQTSVSITEIDGFDTPSSINNDNDSDSRKRHKKSSKPPSAPPSKTPSSKTLQPTGEFTDLSSALASRKYAKEAESADPSIYDYDAVYDSFKAAKKPKSEDEAAAEKKPKYFSALQQAASQRERDRQIAEEKRLKREREAEGEEFADKEKFVTEAYKRQQEENRRLEEEEKRREEEEAKKNKGKGMTDFYKKMLEQKEQEHAAIVLAAQNAAKKPDGKAEAGPKEEEEKSATERAREINAQGGNVLINDDGEVVDKRQLLKGGLNVAPKKKAEVQQEKARQQEKAKSNGPSQGSRGVYAPGGKQAMRERQTRMLEAQLEETLKRSRQEEAEETAKIELATKSRKTEADVSSAKERYLARKRAAEEAKKKEP; this is translated from the coding sequence ATGGTTGACATCTCTCGCGCGTCCTTAGTTTGCGACAATGCGACAACACCACCTAACTTCCACTTCCAGTCCCTTTTCACGGCACCACAGGACACAATGAGCAAACCAGTTATCTCCTTCGGCCTCAAAAAATCttgccccccctccaaaaaacccaccctccccgcgCGCAAAAAGCCAGCCCCCTTCGGCGGCTTaggcgacgacgacgacgacgacaacgaagCTCCCCAAACCTCAGTATCAATCACCGAAATCGACGGCTTCGACACCCCCTCATCAATAAATAACGACAACGACTCCGACTCACGAAAAAGACACAAAAAatcctccaaacccccttcCGCCCCCCCAAGCaaaaccccatcatccaaaaCCCTCCAACCAACAGGGGAATTCACCGACCTCTCCAGCGCCCTAGCCTCCCGAAAATACGCCAAAGAAGCTGAGTCGGCCGACCCTTCCATCTACGACTATGATGCCGTCTACGACTCCTTCAAAGCTGCCAAAAAGCCCAAGTCAGAAGACGAAGCAGCCGCGGAGAAGAAACCAAAGTATTTCTCTGCTCTCCAACAAGCTGCCTCGCAAAGAGAAAGGGATAGGCAAATAGCGGAGGAAAAGCGCCTAAAACGAGAACGGGaggcagagggggaggagtttgctGATAAAGAAAAGTTCGTCACCGAGGCGTATAagcggcagcaggaggagaataGGCggttggaagaggaggagaagaggagggaggaggaagaggccaaAAAGAataaggggaaggggatgacggatttttataaaaagatGCTGGAGCAGAAGGAACAGGAGCATGCGGCTATTGTTTTGGCGGCGCAAAATGCGGCGAAGAAGCCAGATGGCAAAGCTGAAGCTGGGccaaaagaggaggaggaaaagagcGCGACTGAGAGGGCTAGGGAGATTAATGCGCAGGGTGGGAATGTGTTGATtaatgatgatggggaggtggtggataaGAGGCAGTTGCTGAAGGGGGGATTGAATGTGgcgccgaagaagaaggcggaggtacagcaggagaaggcgaggcaacaggagaaggcgaagagCAATGGCCCAAGCCAGGGAAGTAGGGGTGTTTATGCACCTGGTGGGAAACAAGCTATGCGGGAGAGGCAGACGAGGATGCTGGAAGCGCAGCTTGAGGAGACGCTCAAGCGGTCGAGGCAGgaagaggcggaggagacggCCAAGATTGAGCTTGCGACAAAGAGCAGGAAGACGGAGGCGGATGTGTCGAGCGCGAAGGAAAGGTATCTTGCGAGAAAGAGAGCTGCGGAGGAAgccaagaaaaaagagcCATGA
- the TIM13 gene encoding protein translocase subunit (COG:U; BUSCO:EOG09265PJ3; EggNog:ENOG503P6U7) — MDSEGVKKAIVQATLQETNTANARALIEGITGSCFEKCVPKPGTSLSSSEKTCMSYCVEKYIASWNEVNGTYIRRLRQGAEGNH, encoded by the exons ATGGATTCCGAGGGTGTCAAGAAAGCCATCGTGCAGGCCACTCTCCAAGAGACCAACACAGCCAACGCCCGTGCTCTTATCGAG GGTATCACCGGCAGCTGTTTTGAGAAGTGCGTTCCCAAGCCCggcacctccctctcctcgagCGAAAAGACCTGCATGTCCTACTGCGTCGAGAAGTACATTGCGTCCTGGAACGAGGTCAACGGCACCTACATCCGGAGGTTACGGCAAGGGGCTGAGGGCAACCACTAA